In Flavobacteriales bacterium, the genomic stretch AAATATTTTCCGGATTGCGAATACACCTGAATAAAATAAATTCCGGCGTTCAATTCAGAAACATTGATTTCGGGTTTTACATTTCCAATCAGATCATTCAGCTGCATTTGGTGAATGGGTTTTCCGGTGACGTCCGTTACCACCAATCGAAATGAATTTTCAATGGGCGATTTGATGCCGATGGTAAACCATCCTTCGTTAGGATTAGGAACAATTTCACCGATTTCAATACTGATTGGATTATTTTCTACGGCAATCGCAGGGAAATCGGTTCTGGTACCATCAAAATCAACCTGACTTAACCGATAATAAGTAAATGGTGAAAAAGGATTTGGATCTGTTACGGAATAATTTCGCGGCGTTAAACTGGTTCCTGCACCGGGTACAGATTGTAAATGAGAAAAGTTAATTCCATCCGACGATTTTTCGATGTTGAAATGATGATTGTTTTCTTCGGTCATGGTCGTCCACTCAACCACATTTTTTTCTCCATTGGAAAAACCGTTAAAACTGATTAATTCAATCGGTAATGGAGTAGAGCAATCCAACGTTGCACCACCGGCCAACATCCAGCTTAATGTGAACGGTGAGGTAGAGGAACTGAAGTTGTCGATTAATAAAACAAACACATCACCTACTGCAGCGGTCACGCCTTCTATCCACCGATCTCCTCCTGAACCTTCCGAATTATCTCCTGCGCCTGAATAGGAACCCGTATTTCCCCCACCCGCCGCATAGGAACAACGAACAGGAGTTGTGGTGGGCGGACAAGAAGCACTGGTTGCCGGTCCCCACAATGCAAAATCATAATCATCGGTTCCATTTGTAGGTGAAATCACAAATTCAAGAGTACCAGCCGTTGCAGCACGGAAAAAATACCACGAGGATTGATGCTCAACAGTTAAACAACCATCAATAGTATTGTTGTTCGGTAATTCTTGCGTTCCTGCACCGGAACTATTTCCGGAAATAGAAGTGTTTCCGCAAACCGTTGGTGCAGATGTACAATTGTTGGAAGATGAACCTAAAGACGGAGGTGTAAAGGGTGTAGTGCAGGAAATGGAAGCTTCCCATCCGGCACGTGTTGTTGATCCATCAGAATCAAACAAGAATGTTAGGCATCCCGTGCTGTTACTTGAAGTGGCAACAATGGTTCCGGGATTGGTGGTGCTATGGTAAGTACCGAGTAAGGTAGAAGAAGTGGTTGGACCATCATACACATACAAAAAATCATACTCGGGCTCGAGATTAAACGATACAAATGAAACCTGAATGGCTTGTCCGGGTGTGGAAGGACAATAAATGGTTCTTGTCAATTCATTATTCGAATAATTACCTCCCGATCCACCACTATCATAAAATGTA encodes the following:
- a CDS encoding T9SS type A sorting domain-containing protein, translated to MKKILLALIVSLSTFTYVHAQSDLCTGAVSLTPGSSCVSTAYSVGNPFGVEVLNPGCYNNNAGRDGWFSFTATDVISTITATPTNRDVGIAVYSGSCGSLTLLGCSDAGTGTTVENITISTTVGVTYYILISRVNGTNTASGNICVTNPAITTCSATFYDSGGSGGNYSNNELTRTIYCPSTPGQAIQVSFVSFNLEPEYDFLYVYDGPTTSSTLLGTYHSTTNPGTIVATSSNSTGCLTFLFDSDGSTTRAGWEASISCTTPFTPPSLGSSSNNCTSAPTVCGNTSISGNSSGAGTQELPNNNTIDGCLTVEHQSSWYFFRAATAGTLEFVISPTNGTDDYDFALWGPATSASCPPTTTPVRCSYAAGGGNTGSYSGAGDNSEGSGGDRWIEGVTAAVGDVFVLLIDNFSSSTSPFTLSWMLAGGATLDCSTPLPIELISFNGFSNGEKNVVEWTTMTEENNHHFNIEKSSDGINFSHLQSVPGAGTSLTPRNYSVTDPNPFSPFTYYRLSQVDFDGTRTDFPAIAVENNPISIEIGEIVPNPNEGWFTIGIKSPIENSFRLVVTDVTGKPIHQMQLNDLIGNVKPEINVSELNAGIYFIQVYSQSGKYLGTRKLVKK